CGATATTTAAACCTTTTCTAATCCCATCAATTTTGGCTTTCTCCTCGGGGCTATTAGCGCGTAAATTCCACATCAATCCTTTAAGAAATATATCAATCTTTAATTTAGATAGAGATAATCGGTAGATTTTACTTAAATAATATACTGAAAGCATGTATTCAGCAAAACGTTCTCTGATCCCTGAAATAGACTTAGGTCTACTTAAGGAGTCTCTATCAATATGATCTGTTTTACAACAATTATTGACCAATGCACAAGGGAGGTTCTTTCTATATGCGTGTAAGCAAAGATAAGGCTCATTCCCTATTCCTCTAATTGTAAAACAAGGTAACTTGAAATCTTCATATACTTCTCTTTTTATACTCATATTGAAGCCTATTGGATTAAATGTCTTTACAATATTATATTTATTTGATATAAACGGATTTTTTACCAAAATACCAGTGATTGCAAAATAATTATTAAAACTTAACATCTTTTGCTCTAATGGACTTTCCATAATTTTAGAATATGCTAATTTAAATAAATTATAATCAGTATCTTTAATATTTCCTTCTAGAGGACCTATAACTCCATATTCACTAAAATTTTGATGCAATTTAACATGATCTTCAATCCAAATACTAGAAGGTATTGCATCATCATCAGTAGTGATTAATATATCTGAATCAGCTTCACTATATAAAATATTCATTGCTTCTTCAAAATATCCTTCTTTCTGGAATTTTATTTCTATATCAAGTTTGTTTTGAAATTGTGATATTACATCTAATGTCTTATCTCCCTCAGATTCCTTATAAACTATCAAAATCTTAAATCTTTTAAATGATTGTTTTGTTAATGCATCAAGCAGTCTACCTATAGTTTCACCGTTGTTTTTATATGTGGGTATGCCAACAGTTACCTCCATACTAACATTAACCAGATTTTCTAAGTTATAAACATTGTAGTAAAATAGTGTATACAGGTAATTCATGGTGTAATTCTGAATATCGAATTTATTGTAATATATTAAGCTTATTTGGAACCATTTTTATCATTTAAGCAATGCGAATAGAGATCTATGTACTAGATATAAGAATCAAATCACGAGCGCAAAACACTATAGGTTTAAATTATGAAGTAGAAATTTACCATATACGAGGCTCATTATTGAATTCAAAATAATGTGGTATAACGAGTAAAAAATAAATTACAGAACCATAAGATTAAATCTCATCTTGAAGTAAAACTGTAGAATAATTTATATTTCCTTAAATATAATATTCAGTTTAATGTATGCGAGTAACCTCAGTGCCGATGACTTATTTTACTCCGATAATCCGAATGATGTGTTACACTTTTATA
The nucleotide sequence above comes from Sulfolobus tengchongensis. Encoded proteins:
- a CDS encoding glycosyltransferase family A protein: MEVTVGIPTYKNNGETIGRLLDALTKQSFKRFKILIVYKESEGDKTLDVISQFQNKLDIEIKFQKEGYFEEAMNILYSEADSDILITTDDDAIPSSIWIEDHVKLHQNFSEYGVIGPLEGNIKDTDYNLFKLAYSKIMESPLEQKMLSFNNYFAITGILVKNPFISNKYNIVKTFNPIGFNMSIKREVYEDFKLPCFTIRGIGNEPYLCLHAYRKNLPCALVNNCCKTDHIDRDSLSRPKSISGIRERFAEYMLSVYYLSKIYRLSLSKLKIDIFLKGLMWNLRANSPEEKAKIDGIRKGLNIALIAIKHNKDANWIRSRLKNL